The Tessaracoccus flavus genome includes the window GTGGTCTTCGGGTCGAGCGCCGAGGTCGGCTCGTCGAAAAGCAGGACGTCGGGGTCCGACGCGAGGGCGCGGGCGATGCCGACGCGCTGCCGCATGCCGCCCGAGAGCTGCGCCGGGTAGGCGTCGCCGGAGTCGGGCAGCCCGACGAGACCCAGCAGTTCCTGGACGCGCTCGGCGCGCTTGGCCTTGTCGACGCCGATCAGCTCGAGAGGGTAGCCGACGTTGTCCGCGATCGTGCGCGAGTCGAAGAGGTTGGCCTGCTGGAAGACCAGCCCGATCCGACGTCGGGCCGTGCGCAGCGCGTCGGACCGAGCCTGGGTGAGGTCGACGCCGTTGATCTCGACCCGGCCGGAGGTGGGGCGGTCGAGGAGAGTCAGGCAGCGCACCAGCGTGGACTTGCCTGCACCCGAGTGGCCGATGATCCCGTGGATGGAGCCCTCCGGGACGGTCAGCGACACACCGTCGAGCGCGCGCACTTCGCGCTTGCCCTGGCGGTAGACCTTTGTCAGGTCGGTCACTGTGATCATGTGCTGGTTCGCCTCTTCCGTCTGCAGACGTTCAATATTGAATCAGCACGAGCCCTTTCCTCCCGCATCGGGAGGTCCGTTGTTCACCGACAGAGAAAGGCTCAGGCTCAGTAGTGGCGCTCGACCTCGCTGGCCACCGTGTTGAACCGCTGCTCGTCGAGGATGGCGCCGATCCGTCGCACAGCGTCCGGATCGATGCGGATGATGCGGTTGACCCGCACCTCGCTCTCGCGCCGCTCGTGGTCCCACGCACCGGTACCGATGTTGATCCAATATCGCCCGGCCCGAGCCTCGCGCTCGCGGTGATCGTCCTTGTCCTGACTCGTCACCTGCAGGCCCAGCAGCCAGTCGCCGTCGCGCCCGATGAGCAGCACGGGACGATCCTTCCCCTGGGAGTAGTCCTCCTCGTAGGGCACCCAGGTCCACACGATCTCGCCTGGGTCCGGCTCGCCGTCCTTGTGCGGGTTGTAGACGATCGACGGCCTCTGCTCGTAGTCGCCCGGGTACCCGGTGGTCTGACGTCGCGCGTCTCGGCGTGGTTGAGGCCTCCTGCCGGGCGCATCGCCTGCGTCAGTGCGGCGGGCAGACCGACGGTTGTTCTGAATTGCGCGATCCACGGCGCGGGTCGCGACGTCGCGCAGGATCCGGGTCAAACCGTTGACGAGGGGATGTCGAGCCATGCGTCGAGCCTAGCGGCCCGAACATCAACGGAAGCGGGGAAGCCTGCCGTAGTGGATCTGCGACGGCCGCCGGTAAGGGGCCGGCTGCTCGGCGCGAACGGCGGCCCAGCGCTGGAAGTATCGCGTGACGGGAGGCAGGAACAGCAGCGTCACCCCGATCGCCGCGAGACCGAGCCCCACGAAAGCCCAGTCGTCGACGATGGCGACGAACCCGCCGACGAAACCGAGCGCCACCAGGCCCGCCCACCGAGACCAGCGCCACCCGTTCCATGCCTGGAACCCGACGACGCCGCAGGCTCCGGCTGCGAGGACCAGTGCGCCCGCGAAGACGCCCTCGAGCGCGAGGGACAGCCATCTCCCCGGCTCGGGCTGCACCCATTCGAGCAGGCGCGCGGAGGTGGGGTAGGTCTCGGGATGGGCGGCCTCCCACCAGCGGATGCCGTAGACAACGGCGAGCGCGGCGGCTGCGAGGTAGAGGGCGACTGCGGCGATCGCGACGAGGACCGGTCGAGGGGGCTCCCCTGTGCGCGGGCTGCGCGGCACCTCCTGGCGAATCTCCTCGTTGGGGGGGAGAGTCGCGATCTGCTTCGGCTCGGTCACCCCACCAGCCTACGCGAGGCACGACAGATGTCTCTGAGTAGCGGGCGCGAGGAACGAGCGACGTTTCCCTTCCGTTTCCCCGAGTAGGGAGCGAGGAACGAGCGACCGTATCGAGGGGCGTCCCTCGACGTCGCACTGCACCGGGGTGAGCGGTCGTGTCGCGAGCCCTTCGATACGCGGTTGCTCGTTCCTCGCGACCGCTACTCAGGGAGACGTTCGGGGCGGTTGCTCGTTCCTCGCGACCGCTACTCAGGGAGACGTTCGGGGCGGTTGCTCGTTCCTCGCGACCGCTACTCAGGGAGACGTTCGGGGCGGTTGCTCGTTCCTCGCGGCCGCTACTCAGCTTCCCCGTTGTTCCGGCATCGTGGGGAGGGAAGGCGGCACGTCCCGAAAGGTGCCATTCAGCGACATGTACGACCACTATGGTCGCGCGTGTCACCAAACTCACCCCTTCAGAGTGGGCAAGAGAGAAGCCCACTTCCAAGTGAGGGAGGCGTTTTGGGGCGGTCCCTCATTCCTTGCTCTTTTCTCAGGGAACCGTGGTCGCAGCGGCGACAGGGCTGATGTCCGGGCGGAGTGCCAGCAGCACCGGTTGGCGCAGGACGCCGTCGGGGGTGACGTTGAGGTAGCGGACGTGGACGCAGAGCATCGGCTCCACCCAGCGGGAGCGGCGCGCGTCGGGGCCGGTCGGGGCTGGGTCGAACGGGGGGGTGGGGCGCTCGGTGTCCTTCAACACCTGGAGTAGCACGTCGCGCTGCGCGTGGCCGAGCCCGGAGCCGACGCG containing:
- a CDS encoding methionine ABC transporter ATP-binding protein, translating into MITVTDLTKVYRQGKREVRALDGVSLTVPEGSIHGIIGHSGAGKSTLVRCLTLLDRPTSGRVEINGVDLTQARSDALRTARRRIGLVFQQANLFDSRTIADNVGYPLELIGVDKAKRAERVQELLGLVGLPDSGDAYPAQLSGGMRQRVGIARALASDPDVLLFDEPTSALDPKTTNEILDLILSLKHLGNLAVLVITHEMHVVKRICDSVSLLDAGRIVESGPLVDVVNTLDGRLAEALLGIPAHNPVDEVGGTLVDVLSSGSKAATPVVAHTSRIVGSELNIVAGSVEHLAGATFSHLRISVPDGTDPQDVIDELRRQGADAKVTDPRDLLEEQA
- a CDS encoding type II toxin-antitoxin system PemK/MazF family toxin, whose translation is MARHPLVNGLTRILRDVATRAVDRAIQNNRRSARRTDAGDAPGRRPQPRRDARRQTTGYPGDYEQRPSIVYNPHKDGEPDPGEIVWTWVPYEEDYSQGKDRPVLLIGRDGDWLLGLQVTSQDKDDHREREARAGRYWINIGTGAWDHERRESEVRVNRIIRIDPDAVRRIGAILDEQRFNTVASEVERHY